In Astyanax mexicanus isolate ESR-SI-001 chromosome 5, AstMex3_surface, whole genome shotgun sequence, a single window of DNA contains:
- the LOC125802264 gene encoding uncharacterized protein LOC125802264: MENADLDNSDELYDSTPESSDDYIPDTTSDSDSDSSSSLKQNSRKRQSLDLPSDSGSDRSPVCDTTTSDKLVFERHHLTSENTETEEEPCSSQSISNSVVVSACKKRGGKRVYDKRHYCVYCLKPFAKMARHLQGAHKNESDVAKALSFSKGSSERKKQLDYIRNKGNYIHNATVMESGKGKLVPFKRPPKDEQGNDFMHCAYCQGLFTRKVLWRHMRSCQFKPGSVVPKPGKNRVQSMCTYTGPVPSHISKQLWKVISAMNPDPVTDIIKTDQAIIDVGQHLLNKGGLSAKNQQYVREKMREMGRLMCSARRVTSLKKMEDLINPQNYMETVEAVRITCGFNNETNKFSVPSLANKLGNVLVKVSKLLKAQGLITDNKELVKNASEFQEVHREKWNEMISSAALRNIREAKWNVPTLMPFTEDVQKLHAYLSQVQDEWYNSLTESPCTKAWMELAKVCLTQIILFNRRREGEVASMPLSAYLSRDTTDPHEDVDWALSEVEKKLCRHFSRIIIRGKRGRPVPILLTPKMMSALELLVKQREACGVLKDNSYMFARPEAATHFRGSDCIRGFAKACGAKCPESLTSTRLRKHAATLSTVLNMTDTEMDQLANFLGHDIRIHREFYRLPEKTLQLAKISKVLVALEKGRLAEFQGKNLDEIGIDPDEKVQASDEEDGSIQEEICSSTPDELLAEETLPPAEREEMPPPPPPPPSKRYKPSSEVSTKNPSSKGKPLQKKTPWQQTEVQAVEKHMKRFITSCIVPGKADCEKCIRAEPEALKNREWQNVKFYVHNRIMSHKRKFQKKM, encoded by the exons atGGAAAATGCTGATCTGGACAATTCTGATGAACTGTATGATTCTACTCCAGAGAGTTCAGATGATTACATTCCAGATACAACTAGCGACAGCGATAGTGACAGTAGTAGTAGCCTTAAACAAAACTCAAGGAAACGTCAGTCTCTTGATTTGCCAAGTGACTCTGGATCAGATAGATCACCTGTCTGTGACACCACAACTTCAGACAAATTGGTTTTTGAAAGGCACCACCTTACATctgaaaacactgaaacagaaGAAGAACCTTGTTCAAGTCAAAGCATAAGTAACAGCGTGGTTGTTAGTGCATGCAAAAAACGAGGTGGGAAGAGAGTGTACGACAAGAGACATTACTGCGTATATTGCCTTAAACCTTTTGCTAAGATGGCAAGGCATCTTCAAGGTGCACATAAAAATGAATCTGATGTTGCTAAAGCGCTAAGCTTTTCAAAAGGTTCcagtgagagaaagaaacagcTGGATTATATTCGTAACAAAGgaaattacattcacaatgctacTGTCATGGAATCAGGAAAGGGGAAGTTAGTACCCTTTAAGCGACCACCTAAAGATGAGCAGGGAAATGACTTCATGCACTGTGCATACTGTCAAGGACTATTTACAAGAAAGGTTCTGTGGCGACATATGCGTAGCTGTCAATTCAAACCTGGATCAGTCGTCCCCAAACCAGGAAAGAACCGTGTTCAGTCCATGTGTACATACACAGGACCTGTGCCTTCACACATTAGCAAACAGCTGTGGAAAGTAATCAGCGCCATGAATCCTGACCCAGTCACTGATATAATAAAGACTGACCAGGCCATTATTGACGTTGGGCAACACTTGCTAAATAAAGGTGGGCTGTCAGCCAAAAACCAACAGTATGTGCGAGAGAAGATGCGAGAAATGGGACGGCTCATGTGCAGTGCCAGGAGAGTCACCAGCTTGAAAAAAATGGAAGATCTGATAAATCCACAAAACTACATGGAGACTGTTGAAGCTGTTAGAATCACATGTGGGTTCAACAATGAAACAAACAAGTTCTCTGTTCCATCACTAGCAAACAAGCTTGGAAATGTCCTAGTTAAAGTAAGCAAACTCTTAAAAGCTCAGGGTTTAATCACAGATAACAAGGAGCTTGTGAAGAATGCCAGTGAGTTTCAAGAAGTTCATCGGGAGAAGTGGAATGAGATGATTTCATCTGCAGCCTTAAGGAACATCAGGGAAGCAAAGTGGAATGTGCCCACCCTAATGCCCTTTACCGAAGATGTCCAAAAACTGCATGCATATCTTAGTCAAGTGCAAGATGAGTGGTACAATTCACTCACAGAAAGTCCATGTACAAAGGCCTGGATGGAACTGGCAAAAGTGTGTCTGACCCAGATCATTCTTTTTAACCGACGCAGGGAAGGAGAGGTGGCAAGCATGCCGTTATCAGCATATTTATCTAGAGACACTACCGATCCACACGAGGATGTGGACTGGGCGCTCTCTGAAGTGGAAAAAAAACTCTGCAGACACTTCTCTAGGATCATCATCAGAGGAAAACGTGGTCGCCCAGTTCCAATTCTGTTGACTCCAAAAATGATGTCTGCTTTAGAACTCCTTGTTAAACAAAGAGAGGCTTGTGGAGTTCTAAAAGATAACAGTTACATGTTTGCAAGACCGGAAGCGGCAACACATTTCAGAGGTTCAGACTGCATTCGTGGCTTCGCGAAGGCATGTGGTGCGAAGTGTCCAGAGTCACTGACCTCAACCAGGCTGAGAAAGCATGCTGCAACCCTTTCAACGGTGCTAAACATGACAGACACAGAGATGGACCAACTAGCCAACTTCCTGGGACATGACATAAGAATCCATCGTGAGTTCTATCGACTCCCAGAAAAGACCCTGCAACTTGCCAAGATCAGCAAAGTTCTTGTGGCTCTCGAGAAAGGACGATTAGCTGAGTTTCAGGGCAAGAATTTGGATGAAATTGGCATAGATCCTgatg AAAAGGTTCAGGCCAGTGATGAGGAAGATGGAAGCATACAGGAGGAAATCTGCTCATCCACTCCTGATG aactatTGGCAGAAGAGACACTTCCTCCTGCAGAGAGGGAAGAAatgcctccaccaccaccaccaccaccctccaaGAGGTACAAACCATCATCAGAAGTCAGTACTAAAAATCCTTCATCCAAAG GTAAACCTTTGCAAAAGAAGACTCCATGGCAGCAGACAGAGGTGCAGGCAGTGGAAAAGCACATGAAGCGCTTCATTACATCTTGCATTGTTCCTGGAAAAGCTGACTGCGAAAAGTGCATAAGAGCTGAACCAGAAGCCCTTAAAAACAGGGAATGGCAGAATGTAAAATTTTATGTCCATAATCGCATTATGTCACACAAGAGGAAAttccagaaaaaaatgtaa